A window of Daucus carota subsp. sativus chromosome 2, DH1 v3.0, whole genome shotgun sequence genomic DNA:
CATGTAGTGTCTCTAAACAGAGGTGGTTTCAAATTTGTTCAGTTTGTGACTCCTGGATCTGATTTCACTCATGTTCTGGTACTGTTTGAAAAccctttttttaatcaaatttttctTGTTGAATTAGTGTCTTCCCCTTTTAAGTATTGGTAAATTGTTGTTGATGATGATAGGGTGCTCCAAAGAGATTCATGGATCGTGTTCATTTAGCTCTTACTTTGACAAAACCTCTTCATTTCGTTTTGAGTAATGGAAAGAGGTTTGATGCCAAGTTCGATAAAACCACACGTACTTTCAATGGACTGCATGTTATGTGTGAATGTCTTGGTCTTGAGGATTTGAATGGATATAATATGCTTTTGTTTACCTATGAAGAAGTAGGCAACTTGGTTATATCTGTTtttgatgatgattttgttgAGATATGTCATGCTGGAACTCCACTCTCCATTggtaaaattatcaaaattccgttttgaaatttttttggttCTGACAGTAAGTTTGCTTAATATCTTATGAGGATAATACTGTTTCTGCTAGTTCCCAGCCTAACCCAACCTGCTGTGCATCAATGGTTTGAGATCACTGTTATGCCCTTCCACATGAATCAATACTGTCATGGTGTGGTAAGTTAAAGATAaagtaatatatattgataagttCTGCTGGCTTGATTTTGTTGTTGATCATTTCGTCTGATGGTAACTTTGCACAGGATATATCAGCAGAATTCAAACAAATGTGGTACATGTGGGGTAAAACTGATTACATTAACGTGTACTCTGGATCTGGTGCTTGGAAATTACAGGTCAGGCGCCGACGAAAGTGGGAGCGAACAACTATTCATGACGGGTGGATCCAGTTCAGGGATGAAATGAATTTAGATGTTGGGGACAAATGTATTTTTGAGTGTCCTCGTTTCTCCTACAAACACTATAGTGTACGCGTAGTAAAAAGTGGCTGAAGAAGTTGTTTAATCAAATTTCTGGTCAACTGTTAGACCTTTTGTTATTGTTGGAGATTGAGTTGTAACTTGACAGTTGGATTTAAGTTAACTTTAAAGTTTTCGTAATGTTTCCTTGCTTGTATTATTGTAGacttaaattttctttaaattGTTTGCTTTCTGAGTatgtttttattgaatttttgaaTTCGATTCCACTGTTTTTCTGCTGATATCTGTTTGTTAATAGTTTTGCTGTGAGAAAGTATTAAGTTGTCAGTTAAGGAATGGGGCCAAAATGAAGGTCTGTAGCGTTGAGAGACAGTTGTGGTATTAAGTGATGTCCTTTTGGAGTAATGTACGCAGTTAGAGTAAACTTGGCTGTTgagtataataaattttagttgGGGAAGTCATTCATTCATCCTGAACTACCCTTTCACATAGTGTTGAGTTTTTAAGTAAGAGGCTGTTATACAGCAAGTTTTGTATCTTTGGACACTTTGATATTCAACACCCAAGAGAATGTTTGTAGATATCGATTTCTCTCCGAGGTTTGTGGTAGTAGTGAAAGATGCTGACCATGTTTTCAATCAGCTGGTATGCCTTTTTCCTCTCTGAAAGCTGTTTTATTTGTAGTATGTATATAGAAAATGTGAATGCTCTTGTTTATGATAAAGTGGTATGTATGCAGTTTATCCCTCATGTCTTCTGTATGAAGTATGTTCCTGTAATGCCTTGTACGGTGAAGTTGTCTTTGGTTAATGGATATGAAATCTGGCTTGATTTTGACAAAAACAAAGAAGTGTTATCCGGCGTGAAGGTATTTCTTGAGGATTTTGGTGTTGTTGAAGGGCAGACCTTGGTGTTTCTGTATGTTGGAGGTTTTGACTTCCATGTCCGGATTTTGGGGCTTGATGGTTCAGAGATCGAATATCCTTTCATCCGTCACCCGTCTCAGACATCAGAACTGAAGCCAGGTGAATTTTTATCCTTAAGTACTGAACTGTGTCTGACATAAATTGAATGTTGtgttttgtttcattttttacAGTGGATGTAGAGGTATCTGGTTTGTCCTTTGCAACTTATGTGAACTGT
This region includes:
- the LOC108207767 gene encoding uncharacterized protein LOC108207767 gives rise to the protein MDEAFYLILRTGYRVRVEFDKERGTLSGVQALYEDFNLVGGELLVFELTGSHDFHVYVIGVDFAEIEYPSIVHTSQKSRPLKVSLNRGGFKFVQFVTPGSDFTHVLGAPKRFMDRVHLALTLTKPLHFVLSNGKRFDAKFDKTTRTFNGLHVMCECLGLEDLNGYNMLLFTYEEVGNLVISVFDDDFVEICHAGTPLSIVPSLTQPAVHQWFEITVMPFHMNQYCHGVDISAEFKQMWYMWGKTDYINVYSGSGAWKLQVRRRRKWERTTIHDGWIQFRDEMNLDVGDKCIFECPRFSYKHYSVRVVKSG